In Leptolyngbya sp. FACHB-261, the genomic stretch GTGGTTTGTGCTGAAGAATTGGATGCGACAGCGATTGGATGAGTTTGAGAACTTTCGAGATTGTGTGGATGCTGCGTTCAAGCAATGTCCTAACGTATGCGCGTAGAGCTATACATCGTGGATCAGGTCAACAATGCTCAAAGCATTCTCGAAGATGCCCAAGAGCAGCAGAACATTCGCAACCAATTGTGTCAGCTAGAGGTTGAGGGCAAGCGCTATTGCGATAAACCTTCAGCCAAACCCTAACAGGAATAGGGGGAGAATTTGCTGTGCGTTTGGAGTGGATGTTGTGCCTAACTCTTAGTGTGTTGACAGCCCTAGGCTTTGCTCGCTCTGGGGGACAGTTTCCCCCTGATATGACCTTTATCACCCAGCCCCTGCTGCAACTGGTGCCACAACTTTCGGGCCTTGAAGAACCAGCCCTCAGTACGCCTGACACACCCATCCTCACTCCAGACGCATCGTCCGATTCGCGCCTATTAGAAATCGATGGACAGCCGACTTCAAGTTCGCTAGATCCAACCTCTGGACAGCTGCTTACCAAGCAAGACCCACGCCTTACTGCCTGTCCAGGGATTTCAGAAGCCAGAGGGCTCAGCCCCCAACAATTCACAGCCTTTGTCGTGCTCACGCGCACCGGGCAACCCTCACGCCAGGACATCGAACAACCGTTAGGCCAACCTACCTGTGCCTCCTCGGCAGATCCTTGGAATGCCAATGTCACTTACTTTCTCGATTTCGAGAATCGCATCTTGCGCATTCAGTACCAGCATGGCCTCTACCAGTCACACACCTTGCAATGAACACTTCCTCTTACAAACCAGGGATTATCGAAGTTTATGAACGGCTCACCCAAGACCTCACTCTCCTCACCACCTGCAGCCTGATTGGTCTGTTGGGATTTGCCAAATGGCAACCGAGCCGGGTCGCTGGTGTAGCAGATGCGCTGACAAATTCGCCCCTAGTTAGCATCAATGCTTCTGAAGAGGTCAAAACCCTCTTGCAAGCGATCAGTGGTCAAGAATCTGGTGGCAACTACGCCGTTACCAATGCGAGTGGCTCAGGCGCAACCGGAGCTTTTCAAGTGATGCAAGAAAACATTCCAGCCTGGTCTCAAGAATGCTTGGGGCAGCCAGCCAATGTGGAGGAATTCCGCAACTCCCCCGAGCTTCAAAATCAGGTGGTTGCCTGCAAAGTGGATCAGTATTGGCAGGACGCACTCACTCAAACAGATGGAGACAAACTGACGGCTTGCAAACGGGTAGCTGCCCAGTGGTACTCAGGGGATCCAGACCGCTATACCAGCACCGCAGCTCAAAGCTGGAATGGAGACAGCTATCCCTCCATTGCTAGCTATGCCACTAAGGTGTGCTCAAAAACAGGCTGGTAACCAGTGCCCCTGTCAAAGCTCTAAACGATAGATATTACTGTCCTAGTCAGAAGAACATGAGCAGCCCCTCTGAACCTAAGCGAGACCCTTACCAGCGCTGGACCGAAGCCGAAGAAGCTATTGTCAAAACCTTCAAAGATGAATGTGTTTATTTGATCTCCGATGGTTATGCCTGCAAGGTTGGGCGAACGAGAAACTTGCTTGGGCGCATGAACGACCTAAAACGAGTCAATCTCAGGGAAAGTCGAGGCTGTATGAGTTGATTGAAAAGCTTGGAGACCCGCAAGTACAGAGGGGCAGACGGACGAACCTACATCAGTTCTGAAGCTCTGGCAAAGCTGGACGAGCTAGCCGGAAAAACGACCATTGAGCTGGTCCACTGATCAGGATCTAGCCCACCTGAACCAGATGACGGGTTACCTAACTATCTCCAGAAGTGATCTCGGTGAGTGGAGATTTTGCTAGACAACCACAGGCCACCTGGTTCCCGCGATCAAGGTATCCACCCCTGGCAATCAGTCGGCTCCCCCCGGCTTTAGATGCCCTCTCTACTCCCTTTCCTGTTGCTTACGTTCACCGGATTCTGGAGCCTGTATCCTTGCCTTCTCTTCCTCAATGAGTTTCATAAGAAGCCGATTGACCAGGTTCGAGATGGCCCGGTCCTCTCTGGCAGCCCAAGCCACTAAGAACTCGTAATTGTCATCTGGCAGTGAGATTGTTAAACGCCTTACCACAGAATCACTCTCGTCCAATTAAGTTGCGGGTTTGGACATTCTGCTCCCCTCACTGTAGTTTGCCGTTACATCACCATGTCAGTGGTATTTGGTGAAAAATGGTTATTTATGGTGCTATTTGGTGAGAAATGATAATAGCTTTATGATTAGGTGTTAGAGAGAATCAAAAGTGGTTATACAGAGTGGAGTATATCAGGTTTCACCATCCCTAGTTGAAGAGATGGGCAAGCTCTGTCCCAACCTTGATTTCGCATGGGTCAACAGCTTCAATAGAGCGGCGAAATCTTTGCTGTAGTGCTTGTGCCCTTACTGTATTAGGCCTTAAGGAAGTAAGCTCATAAGCTGCTATTGCCTTATGTAGCTGGATATTTTGCTCAGTCGAAATAGAGACAACAAGAAAAAGTCGAGGTAGCTTGCGTGGAAATAAGAATGCATTGGCGCACGATGCTAATTCATCTGCAGAGTGATTTTATCGAACGCATTAAGAGGGGAAGTTTATTATCTAGCGAGCTCCCAGGACAACATAGTGAGATTACACTCATCTCGGGTGAACGGCTCAGGAAGCTACGGGAATTCTGTTGGTCTATGGCCGAGAAGTATAAACGAACGCTCCCCGTTCGGGAAGTGTTTATTAATAACTTAAAGGGGAAGCTAGGAGAAGAGGTCGTTAAAATTCGTTTATCGGAATTGGTAACAGAAGTGGACTACGAACGACGTTTAGGTGGGGACGGGAAGGTAGACTTCTATTACCAAAGAGATCCGAGCGTAGGAATTCAGGTTAAGGTTCGCTATGGTGATGTTGAGTCAGTAAGATGGCAACTCACCCAGGCAGAAGCTGAGCAGAATTCAGTGCTAGTCTGTGTGTTAATGCTGGAGGATTTTGAAGACACTAAGCTTGAATATAGATTAATTCTGGCGGGATTTTTGCCAACTAACGCGTTAGAGTTTGTAGAGGGAGTAGCCAACATTGGAATATCAGATTTGCTGTATGGAGGAGGGCTAAAGGGATATCTACAAGACTCGAACCATTTCAGTTACGAAAGATCTTTGATGACCGCCTCCAACATGAAAAAAGGAGAGGAGACTGAACAGCAAAGCAAAGCTAAATCTACTGTGGAAGAACCTGTAATGAGCTCTGAATCGGCTTCCAGCTTAGCCTTTTTATACTTGAGTGCAGGGTCGAGATGGGAGGACTTAAACGAATATACTAAAGCTATTGAAAACTTTAGCCAGGCAGTCTCGCTAAATCCCCATGAGAATTATACCTATAGGTATCTGAGTTGGGCACAATTCCACAACGGGAATTATCAGGACGCAATCAATAATTCAACAGCAGGTATCAGCCGGCTACTTATGTATCTCTACGATTTTTATTGCGTAAGGGTTTTGGCCTATCAAGAAATGGAAAGACATGCAGAGGCAATTAAAGATTGCGATTACCTCATAGGTTTGGCACCTAACTATTCATGGAGTTATTATATTAGGGGTGAGTCCTGGCTAGAGTTAGAGAAATTTCAAAGGGCGAATGAGGATTACAGCCGTGCATTAGCACTAGGCCTCTTAAC encodes the following:
- a CDS encoding ribbon-helix-helix domain-containing protein, which codes for MVRRLTISLPDDNYEFLVAWAAREDRAISNLVNRLLMKLIEEEKARIQAPESGERKQQERE
- a CDS encoding tetratricopeptide repeat protein, with the protein product MLIHLQSDFIERIKRGSLLSSELPGQHSEITLISGERLRKLREFCWSMAEKYKRTLPVREVFINNLKGKLGEEVVKIRLSELVTEVDYERRLGGDGKVDFYYQRDPSVGIQVKVRYGDVESVRWQLTQAEAEQNSVLVCVLMLEDFEDTKLEYRLILAGFLPTNALEFVEGVANIGISDLLYGGGLKGYLQDSNHFSYERSLMTASNMKKGEETEQQSKAKSTVEEPVMSSESASSLAFLYLSAGSRWEDLNEYTKAIENFSQAVSLNPHENYTYRYLSWAQFHNGNYQDAINNSTAGISRLLMYLYDFYCVRVLAYQEMERHAEAIKDCDYLIGLAPNYSWSYYIRGESWLELEKFQRANEDYSRALALGLLTDSGACYHRRGHARLQLGDKVGALSDWREAAKIHQESGDEEKYQDILREIEAATGDGGMVRAVI